The candidate division WOR-3 bacterium nucleotide sequence TCAGATATCTTTTTAACAAGGTCCTCTCTTCTCTGTTCCCATGCCTTTAAAACTCCTTCCTTTTCCTTTATATCAACTTCAGTTTCAGCAAGCATTTCATCAATTAGCTTCAATTTTGAACTCAAATAATCACCAATAGATTTAATATCAGTTAATTTCTCTTTTATTTTAAATCTCTTCAAAGAATCCTGTATCCTGTTAAGGTTTGATTCCACCATTGGTATCTGCTCCTCAAGAAATTTAACAACCTCATGAGCAGATGATTTAGCTATCTCTTCAGATGTTTTTATAAAAACTTCTGCTACAATGTTACAAAGTTTTGATGTTTCAAGAGGTTTATTTCCTCTAACTTTTATATATAATAGATTATCCTGCTCATCATAATTATAAGATATCTTTGATCTTATGTTTGTTACAGGGTCACCATCCTTTAAAAAAGAAATAAACTCTTTATCCAAATTCTTTTCCTCTTTAATTCTATTCCAGACTTTTTCAGCAAAATTTAATGTATTTAAAATATAAATTTGATTTTTAAGAGGATTTTGATAATAAATTGGAGTCAAAGGATTAGGAACACTTGTCCTTGCGAGCAAAATTGATTTTGCTTCATATACAGGCTTTGTTGCAAAGGTAAATATCATTGTCACAGTTGGAATACCTATAAAAAATAAAAGGAAAACCCATTTTCTCTTCCATAAAGCATCAAGATATTTTCTTACATCAATTGGAGGATAAACTTCAGGGTTCATCTCTGTGCCTGTAAAAATGTATAAATTAAAATAATCTGGGCAAAAAGTGCTATACTTTCCTTCAAAAAGTATAGATAATCCTTAAACTTTGAAGAAGTGTTCTGCGGCACAATTACAACATCTCCTGCTTCAAGATAGAATTTTTCTCCCTTTAGCATATCATTTATATTTATTACCTGATTTTTACCATTTCTTATCACTTTTACTTTACTTAAATCACCACTTGGAAGTGGTCCACCAGAAAGTGAAATCAACTTAATTATATCTGTCTTGAGAGGAACTTGGTAAAGCCCAGGTTTTGAAATATGTCCCCATAACTGAACTTCTATTAAAACTTTATCCTGACTCGGAAAAATATAATATTCTGGGGAATATGCTCCTCCACCCGCCCCAACCTGAAAAAATAAAATTAATGAAATCATCTATTCTTATTATAAACTTTTTTAAAAATTCTTTTCAAAAAAAGTTTAATAATAAGGAAAAAAGCTTCAAGAATTATTTTCTTTGACATCTTTGATTTTCCTTTCCTTCTTTCCACAAATATTATCGGAATCTCACAGATTTTATAACCCATCCAGTAAGGATAATAAACTGTCTCAATTTGAAAACCATATCCACCACTTGAAACTTCTTTCCAGGGTATATTTTCAAGAACATCCCTTCTAAAAGCCTTATATCCTGATGTTAAATCCTTGACCTTAACACCTGATAAAATTCTTGCATATAAATTTGCAAAATAGGATAAAAGAAGTCGCTTTAACGGCCAGTTAACAACAGTCACACCATTCAAATATCTTGAACCAATAACAACATCATAACCATCTTCAATCTTTTTTATAAAATTCGGAATTTCCTCTGGATCATGTGAAAAATCTGCATCAAGATGAATTATGATATCATAATTTTTTTCAATTGCCCATTTAAATCCATCACGATAAGCAACACCAAGACCTTCTTTCTTTTTTCTCAAAATAAGATTTACTCTTTTGTTTTCTTTTCTAATATTTTCAACAATTTCCCAGGTTCCATCAGGTGAATTATCATCCACAACTAATATGTCAAGTTCTATTCCCAGAGAAAAAATTTTATCTATTAATTCTTTTATGTTATCTTTTTCATTGTAAGTTGGAATTATGATAAGTATTTTCATTTTTCAACAAAAAACTTAAATATGCCTTCTTCTTTATTTATTTTCCATTTAAGAACATAAGGTCCGGGAGTTAAAAAGGAAAAATCAAAAGAAATATCCTTTTCCACATTAATATCACTTATATAAATATTTTTTTCACCAACAAGATGCCCTGAAAATGTGTAAAAATTTAAACTTAAATTCCCTTTTTCTTTTGTAAAAATTCTTATAAACCCTTTTTTATTCTTTATTACAGAAGGATAAACAATAAGTGAAATTTTCTTTTCAGAAAAAAGTTTTTCAAATTTTTTCCCAAAATAAAAGTTTCTTTCAAAATTTCCCCCGTAAGTAAAATAAAAGGGAATCTCAGAATAAGCAAAAACCTTTATTTCACCTGTTCCAAGAAAAATAAATAAATCTCCATCTTCATCAAAGAAAATATCTTTAACACCAAAAGAAGAAAGGTTTATATTAAACTCCTCTACTCCGGCTAATGAAGTTAATCTGTTTCCAATTGAAAAAATTAAATCTTTATCACTTGAAATCGGTGAAAGATATCTTTCCAATATACCAAAACTTGAAATATCAAAAGGGAAATTGTTGTTTAAAGCAAGCAAATAATTAAA carries:
- a CDS encoding Wzz/FepE/Etk N-terminal domain-containing protein — its product is MNPEVYPPIDVRKYLDALWKRKWVFLLFFIGIPTVTMIFTFATKPVYEAKSILLARTSVPNPLTPIYYQNPLKNQIYILNTLNFAEKVWNRIKEEKNLDKEFISFLKDGDPVTNIRSKISYNYDEQDNLLYIKVRGNKPLETSKLCNIVAEVFIKTSEEIAKSSAHEVVKFLEEQIPMVESNLNRIQDSLKRFKIKEKLTDIKSIGDYLSSKLKLIDEMLAETEVDIKEKEGVLKAWEQRREDLVKKISEGESGGSKEVIKTLYEKLIKLETQKTSLLLEGFSEQSKEVREIEEGIKQVKKELSEKLEESAFREVSISEPINEISDAVQRIVSVSAELKALHAKREALLRNREDIMREFSKFPEKEIAFLTLQRDFELNEEILMMLKKRYEEAKLQEVGQVSSFVIVEPSIPPEFPVYPKKRQNLLFA
- a CDS encoding SLBB domain-containing protein gives rise to the protein MISLILFFQVGAGGGAYSPEYYIFPSQDKVLIEVQLWGHISKPGLYQVPLKTDIIKLISLSGGPLPSGDLSKVKVIRNGKNQVININDMLKGEKFYLEAGDVVIVPQNTSSKFKDYLYFLKESIALFAQIILIYTFLQAQR
- a CDS encoding polyprenol monophosphomannose synthase; translated protein: MKILIIIPTYNEKDNIKELIDKIFSLGIELDILVVDDNSPDGTWEIVENIRKENKRVNLILRKKKEGLGVAYRDGFKWAIEKNYDIIIHLDADFSHDPEEIPNFIKKIEDGYDVVIGSRYLNGVTVVNWPLKRLLLSYFANLYARILSGVKVKDLTSGYKAFRRDVLENIPWKEVSSGGYGFQIETVYYPYWMGYKICEIPIIFVERRKGKSKMSKKIILEAFFLIIKLFLKRIFKKVYNKNR